The following nucleotide sequence is from Penaeus vannamei isolate JL-2024 chromosome 10, ASM4276789v1, whole genome shotgun sequence.
ctgtctatacatatatgtatacatttgtactatgtactattgattatatatatatatatatatatatatatatatatatatatatatatatgtaatcaatatatatttatatttatatatacaatgtacaaaatgtataaatatatgtatatatataaattatatatatatatatattatatatatatatatattatatatatatatatatatatatatatatatatatatatatatatatatatatatatatatatatatatatatatatatatatatatatacacatacatacatacacacacatccatttacatacatacatacgtacatgcatacatacatacgtacgtacgtacatacattcagacatgcatacatacatacatacatacattatatatattatatatatatatatataacatatacatatatatatattatatatactatatatattatatatataatatttacatatatatatattatatatactatatatatattatatttattatatatatatacatatatatattatatatatattatatgtatgtattatatatatttatatatatgtataatatatatatatatatatattgtatatttatatatatatttatttatatatatatatatatatatatatatatatatatatatatatatatttgtatatatatatatgtatatatatatgtatatatatatatgtatatatatatatgtatatatatatatatatatatatatatatattatgtatatacatatatattttgtatatatattttgtatatatatatatatatataattatgtatatatataattatgtatatatataattatgtatatataattatgtatatatataattatgtatatatataattatgtatatatatgattatgtatacatatattatgtatatatatatatatatatatatatatatatgtatatatatatgttgtgtagatatatatatgtattatgtgtgtatatatatatatattatgtatatatatatatgtattatgtatatatatatatattatgtatatatatatatgtatatatatatatattatgtatatatatatgtatatatatatatgtatatatatatatatatatatatatatatatatatatatatatatatatatatattatgtatatatataagtatatgtatatatatatatatatgtatatatgtgtgtatatatatatgtattatgtatatatatatatatattatatatatatatatatatatttatatatatattatatatagatagatatatatgtattatgtaatattatgtatatatatgtatattatatatatatatatatatatatatatatatatatatatatataatataatatatatataatatagtatatatatatattatataatatatatattatataatatatataatatatatatattatattatatatatgttatattatgtataatatacatatatataatatatatatatatatatatgatatatatatatataatatatatatatgtatatatatataatatatatatatatatatatatatatatatatatatatatatatatatatatatatatatatatatatatataatgtatatgtatattatatatataattatataatatatatatatatatacatatacatatatatttatataatatttatatatatttatataatatatattatatatatactatatatataatatatatataaacatacatatatatacatatatataaatatatataatatatatataatataaatatacataatatatatataatataaatatatataatatatataaataatgtaaatatatataatgtatataaataatgtaaatatatataacatatatataatataaataaatataatatatatataatataaatatatataatatatatataatataaatatatataatatatatataatatatatataatataaatatatataatatatatatatacacacatatatgtatgtatatgtatgtatatgtatatatatgtatatatatgtatatatatgtatatatatatgtattatatattatatattatatatatatatatatatatatatataatatataaaatatatatatatatgtatatatatatatatatatatatatatatatatatatatatatatatatatatatatatatatatatatatatatatatatatatatatatatatatgtaatgcatatttgtatatcagTTCATTGAACGTGAAAATACTCTGTTAGTGGCATAATTTATTACTTTAGAAGATTTTTGTTAGGTGTCAGTAATATATCCCTCTTTTTGACTATaatttggttattttttattatttttattattattattgttattattatcatcatcatcattattattgttattgttatcttttttaattttgtGAAGTGTAAGTAACATGGACTCAGGTGTACATTTTCCTTTCGATGTAGACATTGGTTACTAAATATTACGTTTAATGGAGTTTTTAGGCACAAAGTGTATTTTTTGTAGGATTTTTCTGATAATAGTGTTTTCAGAATATTTGTTTGCATATTGTTTCCtctacatctatctttatatcttgcTCTATTTCTCAAAGTAATTGTAGGATTTGATGTTTGTTATTGCTTCAAAGATTATATGTGATGATAACTAATGGATGGCCAATGTGTATTTTGCAGGAGGCAAAACCCCTGACATGAATGCGCGAACCTATGCACACATCATGCAGGAAACACGTCTGAAAGGAGAAGAGGCCCTTGTAAGTTCACTTTCTAGTTGTTGCTTTTGTTCCCATAATTGTTCAAAAAAAATTTAGATTTAACTTTTTTTAGATTTAGATCTAACAGAATGAACTTTTTTTTCAGATCCGGAAAACAATTcaggaaagaacgaaggaaggaactCTTCAAGCTGTGGCAACCAATGGTGACGCACCAAAAGCTGCTCCAAGAAAACGAGGCCGTTGGGATCAGACAGCTGATGAAACGCCAcaaccaaagaaaaagacaacatgGGAAGCTGAAACTCCTTCTGTTGCTCGTTGGGATGAGACTCCAGGGCGAGCTAAAGGAAGTGAGACACCTGGTGCAACGCCAGGGCAGAGCACTCGTATGTGGGATGCCACACCAGGCCATGCAACACCTGGTCATGAAACACCTGTTCATGACAAGGCTACTCCTTCAGCTCGACGAAATCGTTGGGATGAGACTCCAAAAACAGACCGTGGAGAAACTCCTGGACATAATAGTGGCTGGGCTGAAACCCCTCGAACTGACCGTGGAGCTAGTGACCTCATACAAGAAACCCCAACTCCAAGTGCCAGCAAGCGGCGCTCTAGATGGGATGAAACACCAGCAGCACAAACTCCAGGTGCCACTCCATCAGGAGCTATGACCCCTTCAACACCTCATACACCCAGTATGACTCCAGGAATGATGACTCCTGGGGGTATAACTCCTGGAGGTACAACACCTGTTGGGCCAAAGGCTATTGGCATGGCTACTCCATCACCAGGACAACTGGTAAATATGACACCAGAACAAATTCATGCTTTCAGGTGGGAAAGGGAAATTGATGAGAGGAATAGGCCCATGACAGATGAGGAACTTGATGCTCTATTTCCCCCTGGGTATGAGGTGCTACCACCACCTCAGGGTTATGTTCCTATCAGAACACCCGCACGTAAATTAACGGCTACTCCAACACCAATGATTGGAACCCCACAAGGGTTCTACATGCAGAAGGAAGGCATGACACCAAAGCATGATGACTCACAGCCCAAAGGTAATTTGCCCTTACTGAAACCTGAAGATGCCCAATACTTCGACAAACTTTTGCAAGATGTTGATGAGGAGAGCCTAAGCCCAGAAgagcaaaaggaaaggaaaataatgaagttGCTTCTTAAAATAAAGAATGGAACTCCTCCAATGCGCAAGGCAGCACTACGCCAGATTACAGATAAAGCAAGAGAGTTTGGTGCAGGGCCTCTCTTTAACCAGATTCTTCCTTTGCTAATGTCCCCAACACTGGAGGATCAAGAACGACATCTTTTGGTAAAGGTTATTGACAGAGTTCTCTACAAACTTGACGACCTGGTACGCCCTTATGTTCATAAGATTCTCGTGGTCATTGAACCTCTACTTATTGATGAAGATTACTATGCTCGTGTAGAAGGTAGAGAGATCATTAGTAATTTAGCCAAAGCTGCTGGGTTAGCAACCATGATTTCCACAATGAGAcctgatattgataacattgatgaaTATGTGCGTAACACTACTGCCCGAGCCTTTGCTGTTGTGGCCTCTGCCCTTGGGATTCCATCTTTGTTACCGTTTTTAAAGGCTGTATGTAAGAGCAAGAAGTCATGGCAGGCACGGCATACTGGTATTAAGATTGTCCAGCAGATTGCCATCTTGATGGGTTGTGCAATTTTGCCACATCTCCGTTCCCTTGTTGAAATTATTGAACATGGACTGGTTGACGAGCAACAGAAGGTGAGAACTATCACTGCTCTTGCCTTGGCTGCTCTGGCAGAAGCAGCAACGCCTTACGGTATTGAGAGCTTTGATTCAGTCTTGAAGCCTTTGTGGCGTGGTATCCGGCAACACCGAGGAAAGGGTCTTGCTGCCTTTTTGAAGGCTATTGGTTATCTGATCCCACTTATGGATGGAGAGTATGCTGACTACTATACAAGGGAAGTGATGTTGATCCTCATTCGTGAATTCCAAAGTCCtgatgaagaaatgaagaagattgTGTTGAAGGTGGTCAAACAGTGTTGTGCTACAGACGGTGTTGAACCGGGATATATTAAGGAGGAAATCCTGCCCCACTTTTTCAAGCACTTTTGGAATCACAGAATGGCTCTCGATCGTCGAAATTACCGCCAGCTCGTTGATACAACTGTTGAGATTGCAAATAAAGTTGGAGCATCTGAAATTGTTAACCGTATTGTGGACGATTTAAAGGATGAAAATGAGCAGTACCGTAAAATGGTAATGGAAACAATTGAAAAGATCATGGCCAACCTAGGAGCAGCAGATATTGATTCACGACTCGAAGAACAGTTGATTGATGGCATTCTTTATGCATTCCAGGAGCAGACTACAGAGGACGTCGTTATGCTCAATGGATTTGGTACCATTGTCAATGCTCTTGGATCACGCGTCAAGGCTTACCTTCCTCAGATTTGCGGTACTATATTGTGGCGGCTGAATAATAAGTCGGCCAAAGTGCGTCAACAAGCTGCAGATCTTATATCTCGTATTGCAGTAGTAATGAAGACATGTCAGGAAGAGAAGCTGATGGGACATTTGGGCGTTGTGCTTTATGAATATCTTGGTGAGGAGTATCCCGAAGTTCTTGGGTCCATTCTTGGTGCTTTGAAAGGTATTGTGAATGTTATTGGAATGCACAAAATGAACCCTCCAATCAAAGACCTTCTCCCACGTCTCACTCCCATTCTGAAGAACAGACATGAAAAAGTACAAGAAAATTGCATTGACTTGGTAGGACGCATTGCCGACAGAGGACCAGAGTATGTTAGTCCTCGTGAATGGATGAGAATTTGCTTTGAATTGCTTGAACTTCTTAAAGCACACAAAAAAGCCATCAGAAGAGCAACAGTAAACACATTTGGTTATATTGCCAAAGCTATTGGTCCACACGATGTGCTTGCTACATTACTAAATAACCTTAAGGTTCAAGAGCGACAAAATCGAGTGTGCACAACTGTGGCTATTGCTATAGTCGCCGAAACATGTTCCCCATTTACAGTTCTCCCAGGTCTTATGAATGAATACAGAGTTCCTGAACTTAATGTCCAAAATGGAGTTCTGaagtccctttctttcctttttgaatACATTGGTGAAATGGGGAAAGATTATATCTATGCAGTGACATCACTTCTGGAAGATGCTCTCATGGACAGAGATCTAGTGCATAGACAGACTGCATGTGCAGCCATCAAACATATGGCCATTGGAGTTTATGGCTTTGGGTGCGAAGATGCACTGATTCACTTGTTGAATTATGTATGGCCTAATATCTTTGAGACATCACCTCATCTGGTCCAAGCTTTCATGGACAGCATTGAGGGTCTTAGAGTGGCCCTTGGACCACAGaaggtattttttcttttgtttaaactttttgacatggatatatatatattttagtgttaCTGAGATTTTGTTTAATAAATCAGTACAACATTGATTctggttacaaaaaaaaaaaaaaaaaaaaaaaaaaattgtgtgtttTTGCTAACAGATTATTTTCTATTGCAGATCCTTCAGTATGTTTTGCAGGGGCTTTTCCACCCAGCAAGAAAAGTTCGAGATGTGTATTGGAAAATTTACAACAATTTGTATATTGGCGCTCAAGATGCTCTTGTTGCTGGGTATCCACGGATATTAAATACAGGCAACAACATATACTCCAGGGATGAGCTTGATTATATCTTgtagtttatttttttgtaaaattatatTCAGTGAAAATGTTGGGTTATTTTCATACAaagctgtttgtgtctgtgtttcggGATGGCTGTTtccttgtgtacatgtatacatgcacatttatgcacagttttacacacacacacacacatacacatacacatacacatacacacaggcgcaaGCGCACGTGTGTACACCTAGTTTAATTTCATGTTTGTTAATATCAATGGGTGATTTTTGGATCATAAAATGACCATAGTAAAATTTACATCATGGCAGTATTTTGTTCTCTCCACACTTTCACTTTTACTCATGGAGTAAGTGCTAAGTATAGGCTAATTGTAGCCCTTGGTTAGTCACTGGATAACTGTTGAAGATGTCCATTTTCACTTGAAGATTGTAGGATTACTTTCAGTTTCACTCACTGATGCTGAATTTAAGCAATGTGATGTCCATTAACGTATACAGATTATTTTGAAAGTAAAATTTATGAATGGAGTGATACCTGCATTTTACGTGAAACCTTTTTATAAGTACAGTACAAGTGAAATTAGTTCTACAAACTTCGTCAATTATACTGGTGCATGAAGATGCATCATTGTCCATAACCTGTGTATAGCAGAATCTGATTTGTATGGCAACAGAGTTATAACCAAGTAGTTAGCATATCTTTCTGAATGTatacaataagaatgatggtaattgatggtcCGGAACTATGTAGATGCTGTCAAAAAGTACCTGACATAATGACCCTTTAGTCATCAAGAATTTAAGAGTTTGTATGCCATATATCAGACCGTTTAAGAAGCTATGAAGATTGCCTAACTttctaaatataaagaaatataggaGAGGAATGTTTGTAAAGTACAACAATTCTTTTTCGGGAACTGATTTGTCTCCCAAGTTGAAAGTGATGAATGGTTGTTTCATGTGTTAGAAATTTATGTATTATTGCATTTGACCAAATAtatggatgattataataatgtaaacaagGCGTTTCGTATTGGCAAATGACAGCTCATTATAAGTTAGCAGAAGTTACCGTTCTCTAGATCATGTCATAATTTGATAATGTAGCAGTCATAGATTAAGTTAATCCTGTCTAACAATCCATCCTGCTTGTACTTTTAGGACCTGTCATCTTTTGAGATTTGATTTTTTAAGTTTATTTCAAAAATACTGTTTTGAACACTACTCCCAATAGAGTGTtggaataaaattattatattcataagaTTTTTATTAACtccattttatcatttcattttaacACGAACATTGTGGGAATGGACACAGGAAATACAGTGGAAGAAGTAATGAAGTATTTCTGCATCATAACTACTTGAATCAATTTGAAAAATAGGGAATACACAGTGAATTAGTGGCCAAGAAGTGGTACATGAAGACCCAACGACCAGAGCTAAAAAAAAAGTTCTTATTTAGGATGGATGTGACTGAAATCGTGGCAAACGGGTAGAAGCGTAACTGAAGAAACCCTCGCTTCATCAATTTTCAGTGAAGACGGGAGACAAAATTCTGGTGGTCAAA
It contains:
- the Sf3b1 gene encoding splicing factor 3B subunit 1 isoform X1, which produces MAARKFTTEDIEAHIQDIQNRKASLKPPPPLEGSAKDDERVRLDGGGYYDSDIYDISNGNKYANYVQSIGVDDIDDDEDDGGTTLGKKGGGSTYTAPRLFLNEMVDKDHNPMAQYKRPTIADREDDYRAHRRLQVISPERNDPFADGGKTPDMNARTYAHIMQETRLKGEEALIRKTIQERTKEGTLQAVATNGDAPKAAPRKRGRWDQTADETPQPKKKTTWEAETPSVARWDETPGRAKGSETPGATPGQSTRMWDATPGHATPGHETPVHDKATPSARRNRWDETPKTDRGETPGHNSGWAETPRTDRGASDLIQETPTPSASKRRSRWDETPAAQTPGATPSGAMTPSTPHTPSMTPGMMTPGGITPGGTTPVGPKAIGMATPSPGQLVNMTPEQIHAFRWEREIDERNRPMTDEELDALFPPGYEVLPPPQGYVPIRTPARKLTATPTPMIGTPQGFYMQKEGMTPKHDDSQPKGNLPLLKPEDAQYFDKLLQDVDEESLSPEEQKERKIMKLLLKIKNGTPPMRKAALRQITDKAREFGAGPLFNQILPLLMSPTLEDQERHLLVKVIDRVLYKLDDLVRPYVHKILVVIEPLLIDEDYYARVEGREIISNLAKAAGLATMISTMRPDIDNIDEYVRNTTARAFAVVASALGIPSLLPFLKAVCKSKKSWQARHTGIKIVQQIAILMGCAILPHLRSLVEIIEHGLVDEQQKVRTITALALAALAEAATPYGIESFDSVLKPLWRGIRQHRGKGLAAFLKAIGYLIPLMDGEYADYYTREVMLILIREFQSPDEEMKKIVLKVVKQCCATDGVEPGYIKEEILPHFFKHFWNHRMALDRRNYRQLVDTTVEIANKVGASEIVNRIVDDLKDENEQYRKMVMETIEKIMANLGAADIDSRLEEQLIDGILYAFQEQTTEDVVMLNGFGTIVNALGSRVKAYLPQICGTILWRLNNKSAKVRQQAADLISRIAVVMKTCQEEKLMGHLGVVLYEYLGEEYPEVLGSILGALKGIVNVIGMHKMNPPIKDLLPRLTPILKNRHEKVQENCIDLVGRIADRGPEYVSPREWMRICFELLELLKAHKKAIRRATVNTFGYIAKAIGPHDVLATLLNNLKVQERQNRVCTTVAIAIVAETCSPFTVLPGLMNEYRVPELNVQNGVLKSLSFLFEYIGEMGKDYIYAVTSLLEDALMDRDLVHRQTACAAIKHMAIGVYGFGCEDALIHLLNYVWPNIFETSPHLVQAFMDSIEGLRVALGPQKILQYVLQGLFHPARKVRDVYWKIYNNLYIGAQDALVAGYPRILNTGNNIYSRDELDYIL
- the Sf3b1 gene encoding splicing factor 3B subunit 1 isoform X2, with translation MIIVHIVDCKSFPLKGMILLLMGFFLLDIRVRQLELSPALSRGKTPDMNARTYAHIMQETRLKGEEALIRKTIQERTKEGTLQAVATNGDAPKAAPRKRGRWDQTADETPQPKKKTTWEAETPSVARWDETPGRAKGSETPGATPGQSTRMWDATPGHATPGHETPVHDKATPSARRNRWDETPKTDRGETPGHNSGWAETPRTDRGASDLIQETPTPSASKRRSRWDETPAAQTPGATPSGAMTPSTPHTPSMTPGMMTPGGITPGGTTPVGPKAIGMATPSPGQLVNMTPEQIHAFRWEREIDERNRPMTDEELDALFPPGYEVLPPPQGYVPIRTPARKLTATPTPMIGTPQGFYMQKEGMTPKHDDSQPKGNLPLLKPEDAQYFDKLLQDVDEESLSPEEQKERKIMKLLLKIKNGTPPMRKAALRQITDKAREFGAGPLFNQILPLLMSPTLEDQERHLLVKVIDRVLYKLDDLVRPYVHKILVVIEPLLIDEDYYARVEGREIISNLAKAAGLATMISTMRPDIDNIDEYVRNTTARAFAVVASALGIPSLLPFLKAVCKSKKSWQARHTGIKIVQQIAILMGCAILPHLRSLVEIIEHGLVDEQQKVRTITALALAALAEAATPYGIESFDSVLKPLWRGIRQHRGKGLAAFLKAIGYLIPLMDGEYADYYTREVMLILIREFQSPDEEMKKIVLKVVKQCCATDGVEPGYIKEEILPHFFKHFWNHRMALDRRNYRQLVDTTVEIANKVGASEIVNRIVDDLKDENEQYRKMVMETIEKIMANLGAADIDSRLEEQLIDGILYAFQEQTTEDVVMLNGFGTIVNALGSRVKAYLPQICGTILWRLNNKSAKVRQQAADLISRIAVVMKTCQEEKLMGHLGVVLYEYLGEEYPEVLGSILGALKGIVNVIGMHKMNPPIKDLLPRLTPILKNRHEKVQENCIDLVGRIADRGPEYVSPREWMRICFELLELLKAHKKAIRRATVNTFGYIAKAIGPHDVLATLLNNLKVQERQNRVCTTVAIAIVAETCSPFTVLPGLMNEYRVPELNVQNGVLKSLSFLFEYIGEMGKDYIYAVTSLLEDALMDRDLVHRQTACAAIKHMAIGVYGFGCEDALIHLLNYVWPNIFETSPHLVQAFMDSIEGLRVALGPQKILQYVLQGLFHPARKVRDVYWKIYNNLYIGAQDALVAGYPRILNTGNNIYSRDELDYIL